TTTCTGATCGCGATTTCAGTACTGACTACCCTTTTGGCTGGCTTGATCTTTTGGTCGAACCGGAAGTTGAAATCCAAAAACGAGGAGTTAGTCATAAAGAATCAGGAAATCGAAGACGCCTTGTTCAAAGGGCAATACATTGAACGAAAGCGGGTAGCCTCCGAATTGCATGACAACCTCAATACCAAACTGGCAGCGTTACGCTGGCGGATGGAGGCCTGGGACGTGGCGGAGTATAGTGAGGAGGATCGGGTTATGCACGAGGGCATGGTGCAGATGCTCGAAGATGTGTACTCGGATGTTCGGTTGATCTCGCATAACCTGCTGCCTACCGAATTGCAGACGCATGGCCTGGCTTCTGCCTTACAGAAATTGACGGATAAACTCAATTTCAATCCCAGCATGCAATTTCTGTTGAACATCAGCGGGACAGAAAAGCGGGCAACGGCAAAAATTGAATCGGAGTTATACTACATCGCTCTCGAACTGGTCAACAACAGCATTAAGCATTCGCAGGCCAATCAGGTTCGTATTGACCTGGAGCAACAGCCCAAAAAGATCCGTTTAACCGTACGTGATAATGGCGTGGGCTTTTCGCCTACATCACAAGCCAATGGCATTGGGATGCGGAACATCACCGCTCGTGTCGAAACCTTAAAAGGCAGGTATAAACTGGAAAGTTCGCCCGGTAATGGAGCCTGCATTGGGATCGAAGTACCTGCCTGAATGAATTACATATTGCCGGAAAGTTTACTCAGCTTCGGTTTGGGAAGAGGCAAAGGAAATGGTAAAAAAGTGTTTACGGCATCGCTGACAGGAGTACAGTTTGGCGAAAGGAATTCGTCGGAGCCACCCTTCCCGATGCAAACGAACTAATTTTATAGACCGACATCTCGGGCATCGTGACCGGAAACTAAAGGTAGGAAAAGTGCGATTCGCCATAACTTGTGTTGAGTAGTAAGGATACAAAACACAAGTTATGGCTAGTTTTACTATTGCTGATGTGTCACTCCGTTCCCATAAAGTTGGGCTCTGCCTGGATTATTCATTATGTTGAAAGGCATAGAGTAGCGAATATTCCTTAACGTTTGTTTAGAAATAACCGCCTTTCTCGGTGATTTCGTGGATTGACTGACCTTCGTGAACCCAGTTGAAAATCATCTTCTCGTTGGCAATGATTTCCTCGGCCCGCATCAATACGGAATAAGCGATGTCACGCGGAACCACCAGTACGCCGTCAATATCGCCCAGTATAACATCACCCGGCTTGATGGTCACATCGCCAATCTGAATCGTGACCTGATAGTGCGTAATCAGGCAGCGGCCCAGACTCCCATTCGAAATCCGGTATTTGTAGAACACCGGAAAATCGGCCTCCAGAATCTGGTGCGTATCCCGAATGCCTCCGTCGATACAGGCCGCTTTTACTTTTTTGCCTTTGGCGGTGGCCGTCATAACCCCTCCCCAAAGTGTTGCTTTAGTATCGCTGGTCGTATCCCAAACCACAAAGGCATCCTCGTGCATCCCTTCGAGCATTTGGGTGCGGAATTCCATCTCCCCCCGAATCATGGCATTGGGAGCACTTTTTACGGTATAGGCAAACCCTGCCACCGTTCGATACTCGCGTAGGGGCAGAATATGGCCAGGCAATGCCTGATTCAACAGACAGAACTCTCGCATGACGTCGTTGACGGCCCCCGTGTAAAGTTGTTCAAAACGCTCTAGCAATTCTTTTTCCGGGATGGGGAACGTGGTGTCGGAAACGCTTTCACGCTTTTCGATCAACTTCTCCAGATTCATCAATCCGACTTCTTTCTTATACTGATCGACACTCATGATTTTTCGTTTAGCTAGTTTATAATCAATTGAATAATGTGACTCCTTTGGTGTTTGTCGCTCTGGTTTTCAAGTGCCCTTTTTCGGCTTCGGTAACAACTAGGCCGAGTTTGCCAGTTGGATCGAAGGCACAGTTGGTTGGGTTTTGGCCGACTGTATTTAGTTTACGAATAACCTTCCCTTCGGGAGCAATGACGTGGATGTAGCCTGTACCATACACCGCAACGTACAGATTGCCATCGTCGCCAAATGCCATACCGTCGGGACCGCCCGGCCCTTGTGGCCCTTCAACGGTTGCCCAGACAGTCGCATTCGTCCATTCGCCGGTGTTAGGGTTCCACTCGCCTTTCCAGAGTCGATGTTTGTAGGTTTCGGCTAGTACTAGTGTTTTGCCGTCGGCGCCGAATGCTAGTCCGTTAGGGAAGTATTTGTCGGCTGTAAATTTCTTTACGGTGCCATCCTGCATCCGAACGACTGCGTAACCCGTAGGTTCCTGACGCGAATCGCCGGGACAGGTAAACAGCAGATTGCCCATGGCATCGAAGGCCAGGTCGTTAGGCTTGTTGAGGGGTTCACCGTCCAGTTTGTCCAGGATCGTTTCTGTTGTCTCGGCCATGGGATCAAACCGACGGATGGCTCGCTGTGCGGAATCACAAAACCAGACGTGCCCTTGTTTGTCGATGGCAATGCCATTGGGGCCTCCGCCTACATGGTAGCGTTTTAATTTCCCATTTTTGTACTGAACCAGACATTCGCCTTTCAGCTCAACCGCCCATAGGCTACCATCAGCGGCAAAAGCAGGTCCTTCGGGGAAGTTGAGCCCGGTGGCTATGCTGGCAACTGACGATGAGCCGGGGAGTGGATGATGCGCGTGAATCCCGGCAATTTCATCGGCTGACAACGCCCGGTCGAACACGGCTAACCCACCGAGTTGCCCGACGAAATCGTTGCCGATGGCCCCTAACCGATGAACAGCCCCAACCGTAAAGTCGGCCCCATCTTCCCCGCCATCGAAAATGCCTTCGTCGTAGGGGTATGGGTTGCGGTCGGTACGGGCGTCGAACTGGCCATTGCGGTACGATTTAATAAAATGACCGTCGTAGGTCATGGCGACGAATGTCCACTCATCGTACCGAACCGGCGTTTGTCCAATTGATACATCGACACACCATTTTTCGCCGGGCGTAGGGCCGCCTACGCCCGAAATGTGTCCGCAGACCTGACTTTTGCTATCGTGTAACCGGATATTCAGAAACAGACAGTACTGCCTTTTTTTCTGGGTTTCGTTCCACATTCCGGCAATGGCTTCGCACTCGGCATTGTCCCGGCTTTTGACCTGCCGTTTCACCCAGGCCAGCACAGTTACCTGCGCCTGTTTGCCGCGAATATTCAGGCCGGGACAATCAGCGCGGGGAATGGTCAGGTATTCGTGTTCCCGAATGTCGAGCGAACGATCCGATAAAACACCTTCGTTAAGCATCGAAATCGGCCCGGTAGGCTCCTGCAATAGATACGGGTATTTGCCTTTGGAACGCAGGGGTTGCTTTCCAGCAAAATCCCAAAGGCACAGTAAATTCGGGATAGCCAGTAAATCCGATTTTGTGGATGAAGCGTGTGTTAGGTTGTTCATCATCAGGCTACTGAGTAAGGTTGACTGCGCGATAAAATGGCGTCGGTTCATAGGACTGCTTCTTTGTCTCGGTCAAAAAACAGGAAGGCCCCAGCCCAGAGGAACAGGCTTCCCAGCACATACACACCCGACAGACTGGCCAGGCCAATTGTCAGGCCCAGTGTCGGTTTCAGAACGCCCAGCAGATAAGGTGCAATAGAGCCAATCAGAAAAGCACAGGCCAGCATCAGGCCATAAGCCGACGATCGGATTTTGGGCGGCACCACTTCGTAAAGCGAGGCAACAATATTGGAGTCGTACCAGCCTCGGAAAATACCAAACAAAAACAGCGCTATATAAGTAAGTATCGGCGTGTCGCTCATGCTGATACCGTAGATGAATGGAGCACCAAGCAATAAGCCCAGTGCCTGCACGACGAGTCGGCTTCGGGGATTGACTTTGGCATAGTGATCTGCGATTCTGGCACCCGACAATACACCCAAAAAGGCACCGAGGTGATGATAGAAGAGCGACGAAAACCCGGCATCGGTTAGGCTCATGCCGAACTTATCGACCAGAAACGACGGCATCCAGGTCAGGTAGCCAACGTTGACAAACACCATGCAACCAAAGCCCAGCGTAAGCATAATCACCGTTGGCTTACGAATCACGATACGAGCCGTTTCACCCATTTCAGCGAGTATCGGCTGGCGGGTTTCAACGGTAGCTTTCACCGAGTCTCTGGGGATACGACTGAAAAAGACGAATGCCAGCACAACGCCCAAACTACCAAATACATAAAATGCCTTCTGCCAACCGTACTGTTCGCCAATGTATCCGGCAATAAGGCCACTCAGGATAATGCCAAAGTAAACAGCCGTCTGGTGAATGGAAAGGGCAAACGAACGGCTTTCTTTATACGTCTCACCCAGCAGCGCGTTGGCTGAGGGGGCGTAAAAAGCCTCTCCGCCCCCCGTTGCCACTCCCCGCAATACAATGAATTGCAGGACACTAGAGCAAAAACCGGTCATCAACGTAGCGCACGACCAGAACAGCAGACAGAAACCCAGAATATTCCGGCGGGAAAACCGATCACCGATGAATCCTGCAATGGGCACCAGCAGGCCATAGGTCCAGACCAGTGCAGAGGCAATCAGGCCCAGTTCGGCATCGGTCAGGCCGAGGTCTTTCCGAATGAGAGGCAATACGACGCTGAAAATCTGTCGGTCGGCCTGATTCAGAAAGAACGCCAGCCAGAGCAGGGCCAGTAACTCCCATCGGAATCCAGTCGGTTTTTGGGTAATCGAAGGTGGTGATTCAACCATCGTTAAGGGATTTTGGCGGTTGTGGATGTGGCATTCCAGGCACTAACGGTCAGCTTGGCGTTTGGCCGGGTGGAGGGCTCGCGCCAGATCACGTCCAGGTCGATTACCTGCGTTTCGCCGGGCGCTATCCAGGTGAAATTGTCCGAAGCGACAATGGCGCGTTTGGTGCCTGTGATGTCGATTTTGGCCATGAAGGCAGGTACTTTACCTGTGTTGGTTACCTTGACCCGAAGTTGACTTTGATCGGTACCCGTCGGTTTCTGACTGACTACTAATGAGGTCAGTGATGTAGTCGTTTTTGCTACCGTTGGTTTCAGACACGGCCCTTTTTCCAGCGTTGGCCAGGGGATGGGATCACTGATGTATTTTTGGTAAAAGCCCTGGTCTTCTAGCATCGACAGGCTGCGTGGGTAATAAAATGAGCGTGACAACAGTTTACCCGAACCATCGTGCAATTCGGCAACCAAAAGCACATAACGGTCGCGGTAATCCGTTGGAATCGCATACTCGCCCAGATTAGCCGAACTCACCGATGTGCCAGCCGCAACGGCTATTTTTTGTTCCTGCTTCCAAAGCGGTTTGAAGGTATCATCAAATACCTGTACGGAAACCGTCGCAGCGGGAATGGCCCCAGTTAATGAGTGGGTTATCTTGATAGGCAGCTTGATTCGTTCGCCGGGTTTCCAGAGCAGGCGGGATAGGTCGATGGCTATGTGTGTTGGCTCATACGTTCGTTTGAGGAAATAATAGGGTGCTCCGGCGTTGCCAAACCAGTCCATCATCTGAATGGCGATAACCGGCCAGTGTCGTTTGAAAACCCAGGGCATCAGCCCCGACGTAACGGGATAATTGCCCTGCATTTTTTCGGAAAACACTTGGTAGAACTCCCCGGCTCCCACCTGCGACGCTTCGGTAACGGCTTCAATCGTTGGGTCAGTCATATCCGTTATGTGCGACGCGCGACTCAACATACGGGGTACGCGGCTGGGGCCATACTCGGTGAAGTGGTGAATGAATTGCGGGTGGTCTTTATAAAACGCCTTGTCCCACATGCGTCCCAGTCCGGTAAATTCCTTATTGTCAACCGTTTCGTAGAATAGATTGGCTTCGGGCATCGAGTGCATCCCCGTTTCCGAAATCCAGGGTTCGTAGCGATAGCCAACGCCATACCAGGTTGGGTCCATATCGGGGTAGGTATGCAGGCTGCCGTCGTCGGGAGTGGTGCGGACGTAGAGCCGCGCGGCCGTCGACACGGACTTATCGAAAATATCCAGATTGCGTTCCAGAATGCCCATTGTAGCCGCATTGCCGTAGGAGTAAGGATTGAATTCATTACCCCCACACCAGACCGCCAGCGACGGATGGTTACGTAACCGGACAATATTCTGTACCACTTGGGCTTCCCAGATGTCTTGTGGATAGAGTGGTGTGTCCTGATTGCCGATCGGGAAATCTTGCCAGACCATGAGGCCCAGTTCGTTACAGATGGTATAGAAATGCTCGGATTCCAGAAGGCCACCCCCCCAGATACGAATCAGTTGGACCCCCATTTTCTTGGCGGCTTCAAGCGTCCAGCGATAGCGTTCTTTGGAGGTTTCGAGCAATACGTCCTGGGGGGTAAAGTTCATGCCTTTCACAAAAAACGCCCGACCATTGACCACAAACTGCCAGTTTTCCCAACGGTCGGCGTAGCGCGGACCAGCCGACGCAATCCGCTCGATGGTTCGTATCCCAAACGGGAATTGAATCTGATCGACTACCTGACGGTCTTTTTTGAGTACGACCCGAACCGTGTACAGATTGGCGTCGCCCAGACCGTTCGGGTACCAGAGCTTCGGATTCGTTACGGTTAAATCATCTTCAAACCAGGTGCGCCCCTTGAATGCTTTAAACGGTTTTTCCTGCGTGAAGGCGATCTTGCCAGCCTGATCGACCAGTTCGACCAAAACGGACAGGGTAGCAGTGGATAGTGTCGTACCGGGTACGCGACCGTCGTAATGGTGCATCTGCGCATTTTTCCAGGGGTGCAACTGATAGCCCAATGAATGGGTATCAGCCAGGATTTCACTTGCGAAGTGAAGCGTCGCTTTCCCGTTCTGGATCGAGGTCGTGGTCAGATACGGACGTTCGAGGTGGTAGGGCTGTACAATTTCGAGCCGGACATCCTGCCACATTCCCACGCTGAAGAACATTTCGCAACCCGAACTGCCCGAAATTACCCACGGTTTGATGATCCGGCCACTGGCGCGGGGATTGTAGCCCTGCCGCTTTTCAATCATGTATTCGCCGTTGCTGTTGCGGGGAAGGCTTTCGTAATCAGTGGCTTTGTTGCCCCAGTTTCCGGCCCGCACTTCTACCAGGAGTTCGTTTTTATCGCCAGATTTCAGCAGCTTGCTAATCTCGACCGAGGGACCGCCGAACATGCCTTCGTGAACACCTACCAATGTGCCGTTCAGCCAGACTTTTGAAAAGTAATCGACTCCATCGAAGCACAAGAATACGTAGTTGCCAGGTTTTGCGCTGGCGGGCGTGGGGAAGGTTTTTCGGTAATACCACGCCTTCTCGTCCATGAACTTATACTGGTCGGAGTTTTTATGGTAATACGGGTGCGGTAATTTGCCCGCCTTGTAATAGGACCAGTGCACCGAAT
This window of the Spirosoma aerolatum genome carries:
- a CDS encoding RraA family protein: MSVDQYKKEVGLMNLEKLIEKRESVSDTTFPIPEKELLERFEQLYTGAVNDVMREFCLLNQALPGHILPLREYRTVAGFAYTVKSAPNAMIRGEMEFRTQMLEGMHEDAFVVWDTTSDTKATLWGGVMTATAKGKKVKAACIDGGIRDTHQILEADFPVFYKYRISNGSLGRCLITHYQVTIQIGDVTIKPGDVILGDIDGVLVVPRDIAYSVLMRAEEIIANEKMIFNWVHEGQSIHEITEKGGYF
- a CDS encoding SMP-30/gluconolactonase/LRE family protein, coding for MNRRHFIAQSTLLSSLMMNNLTHASSTKSDLLAIPNLLCLWDFAGKQPLRSKGKYPYLLQEPTGPISMLNEGVLSDRSLDIREHEYLTIPRADCPGLNIRGKQAQVTVLAWVKRQVKSRDNAECEAIAGMWNETQKKRQYCLFLNIRLHDSKSQVCGHISGVGGPTPGEKWCVDVSIGQTPVRYDEWTFVAMTYDGHFIKSYRNGQFDARTDRNPYPYDEGIFDGGEDGADFTVGAVHRLGAIGNDFVGQLGGLAVFDRALSADEIAGIHAHHPLPGSSSVASIATGLNFPEGPAFAADGSLWAVELKGECLVQYKNGKLKRYHVGGGPNGIAIDKQGHVWFCDSAQRAIRRFDPMAETTETILDKLDGEPLNKPNDLAFDAMGNLLFTCPGDSRQEPTGYAVVRMQDGTVKKFTADKYFPNGLAFGADGKTLVLAETYKHRLWKGEWNPNTGEWTNATVWATVEGPQGPGGPDGMAFGDDGNLYVAVYGTGYIHVIAPEGKVIRKLNTVGQNPTNCAFDPTGKLGLVVTEAEKGHLKTRATNTKGVTLFN
- a CDS encoding spinster family MFS transporter; translated protein: MVESPPSITQKPTGFRWELLALLWLAFFLNQADRQIFSVVLPLIRKDLGLTDAELGLIASALVWTYGLLVPIAGFIGDRFSRRNILGFCLLFWSCATLMTGFCSSVLQFIVLRGVATGGGEAFYAPSANALLGETYKESRSFALSIHQTAVYFGIILSGLIAGYIGEQYGWQKAFYVFGSLGVVLAFVFFSRIPRDSVKATVETRQPILAEMGETARIVIRKPTVIMLTLGFGCMVFVNVGYLTWMPSFLVDKFGMSLTDAGFSSLFYHHLGAFLGVLSGARIADHYAKVNPRSRLVVQALGLLLGAPFIYGISMSDTPILTYIALFLFGIFRGWYDSNIVASLYEVVPPKIRSSAYGLMLACAFLIGSIAPYLLGVLKPTLGLTIGLASLSGVYVLGSLFLWAGAFLFFDRDKEAVL
- a CDS encoding glycoside hydrolase family 2 protein codes for the protein MKSRHISLLLLVTLLSATGVSAQGTTAVSTPDNPFAEEKNKLWQPYRITPRTGAQHVSLSGDGWELSHTNAPITDLKAPRTDPFQTSIPNSVHWSYYKAGKLPHPYYHKNSDQYKFMDEKAWYYRKTFPTPASAKPGNYVFLCFDGVDYFSKVWLNGTLVGVHEGMFGGPSVEISKLLKSGDKNELLVEVRAGNWGNKATDYESLPRNSNGEYMIEKRQGYNPRASGRIIKPWVISGSSGCEMFFSVGMWQDVRLEIVQPYHLERPYLTTTSIQNGKATLHFASEILADTHSLGYQLHPWKNAQMHHYDGRVPGTTLSTATLSVLVELVDQAGKIAFTQEKPFKAFKGRTWFEDDLTVTNPKLWYPNGLGDANLYTVRVVLKKDRQVVDQIQFPFGIRTIERIASAGPRYADRWENWQFVVNGRAFFVKGMNFTPQDVLLETSKERYRWTLEAAKKMGVQLIRIWGGGLLESEHFYTICNELGLMVWQDFPIGNQDTPLYPQDIWEAQVVQNIVRLRNHPSLAVWCGGNEFNPYSYGNAATMGILERNLDIFDKSVSTAARLYVRTTPDDGSLHTYPDMDPTWYGVGYRYEPWISETGMHSMPEANLFYETVDNKEFTGLGRMWDKAFYKDHPQFIHHFTEYGPSRVPRMLSRASHITDMTDPTIEAVTEASQVGAGEFYQVFSEKMQGNYPVTSGLMPWVFKRHWPVIAIQMMDWFGNAGAPYYFLKRTYEPTHIAIDLSRLLWKPGERIKLPIKITHSLTGAIPAATVSVQVFDDTFKPLWKQEQKIAVAAGTSVSSANLGEYAIPTDYRDRYVLLVAELHDGSGKLLSRSFYYPRSLSMLEDQGFYQKYISDPIPWPTLEKGPCLKPTVAKTTTSLTSLVVSQKPTGTDQSQLRVKVTNTGKVPAFMAKIDITGTKRAIVASDNFTWIAPGETQVIDLDVIWREPSTRPNAKLTVSAWNATSTTAKIP